In the Candidatus Saccharibacteria bacterium oral taxon 488 genome, one interval contains:
- a CDS encoding DNA polymerase III subunit alpha — translation MATKHTTASVQAAAALQPSDYVHLHNHTHHSLLDGLTKIPDMVARVKELGMEACAITDHGTMSGAIEFYKAAKNVGIKPIIGIETYVAARTRHDRDPAKDKARYHLTLLAMNHKGYQNLMQLSTIANLEGVYYKPRIDHELLEQYNEGIICMSGCIGGELGENLRNDDYEKAKEIAGWYKSVFGDRYYMELQDHGHPEARSHWPEQKKVNDYIERISEELDIPCVVTSDGHYLNHEDQEAHEILLCVGTGAYLSDEKRMSLKDFELHLTTPEDIISRWQTTNPQAIANTKAIADRCDVEIKLGDILIPKFPTPNGESEKEYLDHLVYSGMAVRYAGMKLEDAKKLPNDQLRAKLSEAQLERLDMEFGVLDNMGYNGYFLIVQDFINWGKSQGIIFGPGRGSAAGSIIAYALNITDLDPLHYDLLFERFLNPDRISMPDIDIDIQDTRRGEVIEYCAKKYGSERVANICTFGTMAARASVRDVARVLQVPYGESDRLAKLIPPPVQGRHVPIKKSLEEDPDLKKEYESNPTAKTVYDFASRLEGTIRSHGVHAAGVVIAPDDLVKYVPLEMAQKGVVATQYPMGPVEELGLLKMDFLGLSNLSIINNALRIIRKVYKTEIDLSTLPLDDEETYKLFQRGDTTGVFQLESAGMKRYLRELKPSVFEDIIAMVALYRPGPMQFIDSFIKRKHGEEEITYLHPGMENSLKNTYGILVYQEQFMQISKEWCGFTGGQADTLRKAVGKKKIDLMKKVKPEFVEGAVKVGGATKEIAEQFWDALEEFANYCFNKSHAACYGLIAYWTAYLKAHYPDAFMAALMTSDQDDTERLAIEMTECKHMGIEVLNPDVNESFVEFAVVPGEKKIRFGMAAVKGVGVGAVEEIIRAREADGPFKSVEDFAKRVSTSKFNRKAWESLIKTGAFDGFGDRSDLLFNLDTIVAFAQKTQKEAASGQTDLFGMLGDESANVQPTMQLQPAPAKHTNKERLMWERELMGLYISAHPLDAYETYLSEQAQPLTQLVPEYDGRLMTIGGIITTVRTIVTKSGSKMAFVGIEDKFGEGEVIVFPNLYEQVGAKLVQDAVIRVTGKNSARDRDGNLGSESKMIADEIELISDDDLRQYQSTGRKMEAPKMSSKVKQERRTAFRTQTTQRAGAARVSTAKGTNMKSTPADTTNTPPHPAATHAVPETEKLFLHIKNPSDHDKLVALKSLCSEYAGATDVVLVLGEANKSAMRMPFRVEAGDQLMSQLRQTLGDECVVLK, via the coding sequence ATGGCTACCAAACATACGACAGCTTCAGTCCAAGCCGCGGCCGCGTTGCAGCCGTCTGATTACGTACACCTCCATAATCACACCCACCATTCGCTTCTGGATGGGCTGACTAAAATTCCTGACATGGTGGCTCGTGTGAAGGAACTGGGCATGGAGGCCTGTGCCATTACTGACCACGGCACGATGTCGGGCGCGATCGAGTTTTATAAAGCGGCCAAGAATGTTGGTATCAAGCCAATCATCGGCATCGAAACCTATGTGGCGGCGCGCACTCGTCACGACCGTGACCCCGCCAAGGACAAGGCACGCTATCACCTGACGCTGCTGGCGATGAACCACAAGGGCTATCAAAACCTGATGCAGCTCAGTACCATTGCTAATCTTGAGGGCGTCTACTACAAACCGCGTATTGATCACGAGCTACTCGAGCAATACAATGAAGGCATCATCTGTATGTCCGGCTGTATCGGTGGTGAGCTGGGTGAGAATTTGCGTAATGATGATTATGAAAAGGCCAAGGAAATTGCTGGCTGGTACAAGTCAGTCTTTGGCGATCGGTACTACATGGAGCTGCAAGACCATGGCCACCCGGAGGCGCGCAGTCACTGGCCGGAGCAAAAAAAGGTCAATGATTACATTGAGCGTATCAGCGAGGAACTAGACATTCCGTGTGTGGTGACCAGCGACGGCCATTACCTCAATCACGAAGACCAAGAAGCGCATGAGATTTTGCTGTGCGTCGGTACTGGTGCGTATTTGAGTGATGAAAAGCGGATGAGCTTGAAGGATTTTGAGCTGCATTTGACGACGCCAGAAGACATCATTTCGCGGTGGCAAACAACCAATCCTCAGGCAATTGCCAATACCAAAGCCATCGCCGACCGCTGTGACGTGGAAATCAAACTGGGTGATATTCTCATCCCGAAATTTCCAACGCCAAACGGTGAATCCGAAAAAGAATATCTGGATCATCTGGTGTATAGCGGTATGGCAGTACGGTACGCTGGCATGAAGTTGGAGGACGCGAAGAAGCTCCCGAATGATCAGCTGCGAGCCAAGTTATCAGAGGCGCAGCTAGAGCGACTGGACATGGAGTTTGGTGTGCTCGACAACATGGGTTATAACGGCTACTTCCTCATTGTTCAGGATTTTATCAACTGGGGCAAATCCCAAGGAATTATCTTTGGCCCGGGACGTGGTTCGGCGGCTGGTTCAATCATCGCTTATGCGCTGAATATCACCGACCTTGATCCGCTGCATTACGACTTGCTGTTCGAGCGATTCCTCAATCCCGACCGTATTTCCATGCCCGACATCGACATCGATATTCAAGATACGCGCCGCGGCGAGGTGATCGAATATTGTGCCAAGAAATATGGCTCAGAACGAGTGGCTAACATCTGTACCTTTGGCACCATGGCGGCGCGCGCTTCGGTGCGTGATGTGGCGCGGGTGCTGCAGGTACCATATGGCGAGTCGGACCGGCTGGCCAAGCTCATTCCGCCACCTGTGCAGGGTCGTCATGTACCCATCAAAAAGTCGCTGGAGGAAGACCCTGATCTCAAGAAAGAATACGAAAGTAATCCAACCGCCAAAACCGTCTATGACTTTGCCTCGCGGCTGGAGGGAACGATTCGTTCGCACGGTGTGCACGCTGCTGGTGTGGTGATCGCGCCGGATGATTTGGTGAAATACGTACCGCTCGAGATGGCGCAAAAGGGTGTGGTGGCAACGCAGTATCCAATGGGCCCGGTTGAGGAACTCGGGCTGCTGAAGATGGACTTTTTGGGCTTGTCTAACCTGTCCATCATTAACAACGCTCTGCGTATTATTCGTAAAGTCTATAAAACGGAAATAGATTTATCAACGCTGCCGCTGGATGATGAAGAAACCTACAAATTATTCCAGCGCGGTGACACCACTGGCGTGTTTCAGCTAGAATCGGCCGGCATGAAGCGGTACCTGCGCGAGCTCAAGCCGAGCGTCTTTGAAGACATCATCGCCATGGTGGCCTTGTACCGCCCGGGGCCGATGCAGTTTATCGACTCATTCATCAAGCGTAAACACGGCGAAGAAGAAATCACCTACTTGCACCCCGGTATGGAAAACTCGCTGAAAAACACCTATGGAATTTTGGTTTATCAAGAGCAATTTATGCAGATTTCCAAAGAGTGGTGCGGCTTTACCGGCGGCCAGGCCGACACCTTGCGTAAAGCAGTGGGTAAAAAGAAAATTGACCTGATGAAAAAGGTCAAGCCAGAGTTTGTCGAAGGCGCGGTCAAGGTTGGTGGTGCGACTAAGGAAATCGCTGAGCAGTTTTGGGACGCGCTGGAAGAATTTGCTAACTACTGTTTCAATAAGTCGCACGCGGCGTGTTATGGCCTGATCGCCTACTGGACGGCGTATCTCAAGGCGCATTATCCTGACGCATTCATGGCGGCGCTGATGACCAGTGACCAGGATGATACTGAGCGCCTGGCCATCGAGATGACCGAGTGTAAGCACATGGGCATTGAAGTGCTCAACCCGGACGTTAATGAATCATTTGTCGAGTTCGCGGTGGTGCCTGGTGAAAAGAAGATTCGTTTCGGTATGGCGGCGGTCAAGGGCGTTGGTGTCGGCGCGGTGGAAGAAATTATTCGTGCTCGCGAGGCTGATGGCCCGTTCAAGTCGGTCGAAGATTTTGCCAAGCGAGTGTCGACCAGCAAGTTTAACCGCAAGGCCTGGGAGTCGCTGATCAAAACTGGTGCCTTTGACGGCTTTGGTGATCGGTCTGATTTATTGTTTAATCTTGATACCATTGTCGCCTTTGCTCAAAAAACTCAGAAAGAGGCCGCGTCGGGGCAGACTGACCTATTTGGTATGCTTGGTGATGAGTCGGCTAATGTTCAGCCAACGATGCAGCTACAGCCAGCGCCGGCCAAACATACCAACAAAGAGCGGTTGATGTGGGAGCGCGAGCTGATGGGGTTGTATATTTCGGCGCATCCGCTCGATGCGTATGAAACATATCTCAGCGAGCAGGCGCAGCCATTAACGCAGTTAGTGCCAGAATACGACGGTCGCCTGATGACGATCGGCGGTATTATCACGACCGTGCGCACCATCGTTACCAAGTCAGGCAGCAAGATGGCATTCGTTGGGATCGAAGATAAGTTTGGCGAAGGCGAAGTTATCGTCTTTCCGAATTTGTATGAGCAAGTCGGCGCCAAGCTCGTCCAGGACGCTGTCATTCGGGTGACCGGCAAAAACTCAGCCCGCGATCGGGATGGTAATTTGGGATCAGAGAGCAAGATGATTGCTGATGAAATTGAACTGATTTCTGACGATGACCTCCGGCAGTATCAGTCGACTGGCCGTAAAATGGAAGCGCCAAAGATGAGTAGCAAGGTCAAGCAAGAGCGGCGTACGGCATTTCGAACTCAAACGACTCAGCGAGCAGGCGCAGCCCGAGTATCGACAGCGAAAGGGACGAACATGAAGTCAACACCGGCCGACACGACAAACACGCCACCGCATCCAGCAGCCACGCACGCCGTGCCCGAGACAGAAAAGCTATTTCTTCATATCAAAAACCCGAGCGACCATGATAAACTAGTAGCACTCAAGTCGCTCTGCTCCGAATACGCTGGTGCGACTGACGTGGTGTTGGTGCTGGGTGAGGCAAATAAGTCTGCCATGCGCATGCCGTTTCGTGTTGAGGCTGGCGATCAGCTCATGAGTCAGCTGCGTCAGACACTGGGCGACGAGTGTGTAGTCTTGAAATAA
- a CDS encoding prepilin-type N-terminal cleavage/methylation domain-containing protein: MSRKYGFTVIEILIVVVVIGILAGIGLVSYNGWRKETVRKAITSDLQNALSAAEQEKNFKGSYPTTLPQSFKSGSPDIVITVRTIPPSGSTPAAICIEGTSSRQQLQMHIKSTERKVVDGAC; this comes from the coding sequence ATGAGTCGAAAATATGGATTTACCGTCATAGAAATACTAATTGTCGTTGTGGTTATCGGCATCTTGGCGGGCATCGGTCTCGTCAGCTATAACGGGTGGCGCAAAGAGACGGTACGTAAAGCCATAACATCAGATCTACAGAACGCGCTATCAGCGGCGGAGCAGGAGAAAAACTTCAAAGGGTCATACCCAACGACATTGCCGCAGTCGTTCAAAAGTGGCTCGCCAGACATCGTAATCACTGTACGAACAATCCCGCCGTCTGGCTCGACGCCGGCCGCGATCTGCATTGAGGGGACGAGTAGTCGCCAGCAACTCCAGATGCACATCAAAAGCACCGAGCGCAAGGTAGTCGACGGCGCCTGTTAG
- a CDS encoding excinuclease ABC subunit UvrC, whose translation MNKRLQQKLKTLPRTPGVYFHRSVSGEIIYVGKAAVLKNRVRQYFQDSRGRDNKTMALVAEIADTDWIETESEVDALFLESEMVKRYMPRYNVLLRDDKSQMYVRIDMKSEWPIVSFTRNPADDGAEYVGPFYNGFALKKALRYLRRVFPYLTRQRRPGQSKLDEDLGLSPRLSDGPELYKANLRKLISYIKGNRKAIAAELERDMKTAAGLHDFERAADLRNKLRAMQELQRRVCFGDKEFLDISKDKALADLAKLLGLKNIPVRIEGYDISHMSGQQVVSSMVVFTNGASDRAEYRKFKVSEKNDDTGNMYETIFRRLSERNLKSWGRPDLLLIDGGKGQLAAAIKARDERGVTVPIVSIAKREEELLVHKIGSQIDTAFIKQIQSQPRTGIAIHEDGDVYVVNLHPSQRNAGSHSKNLRASTEQNRKERPTTDESGLATTDIIKLFQRIRDESHRFAVSYHTALKRQQQTKNQLEEIPGVGPKTRAKLLKKFGSINHIRNASLTDLEKIIGKELAKKIMLMLSS comes from the coding sequence GTGAATAAACGGTTGCAGCAAAAACTCAAAACCCTGCCCCGCACACCGGGCGTCTATTTCCACAGGTCGGTCAGCGGCGAGATTATTTATGTAGGCAAAGCGGCGGTGCTGAAAAACCGCGTGCGCCAGTATTTTCAAGATTCGCGCGGGCGGGACAATAAAACCATGGCGTTGGTGGCGGAAATTGCTGATACTGATTGGATTGAGACCGAGAGCGAGGTTGACGCGTTGTTTCTGGAAAGCGAGATGGTCAAGCGCTATATGCCGCGCTACAACGTACTGCTGCGCGATGATAAATCGCAGATGTATGTGCGAATCGACATGAAAAGCGAGTGGCCGATCGTCAGTTTTACGCGCAATCCAGCTGATGACGGCGCGGAATATGTTGGCCCGTTTTATAATGGCTTTGCCTTGAAAAAAGCCCTACGATATCTGCGTCGGGTGTTTCCCTATTTGACCAGGCAGCGGCGACCAGGGCAGTCGAAGTTGGATGAAGATTTGGGACTAAGTCCGCGGCTGAGTGATGGGCCGGAGCTATACAAGGCTAATCTACGCAAACTCATCAGCTATATCAAGGGTAATCGTAAAGCCATCGCCGCCGAGCTGGAACGCGACATGAAAACGGCGGCTGGGCTGCATGATTTTGAGCGGGCGGCTGATCTTCGCAATAAGCTGCGTGCCATGCAGGAGTTGCAGCGGCGGGTTTGTTTTGGTGACAAAGAGTTTTTGGATATTTCTAAGGACAAGGCGCTGGCTGATTTGGCGAAATTGTTGGGTCTAAAGAATATCCCAGTGCGCATCGAGGGTTATGACATTTCGCACATGAGTGGCCAGCAGGTTGTCTCCAGTATGGTGGTGTTTACTAATGGCGCCAGCGACCGGGCGGAGTACCGCAAATTCAAAGTCAGTGAGAAAAATGATGACACGGGTAATATGTACGAGACGATTTTTCGCCGGCTGAGTGAGCGTAATCTGAAAAGTTGGGGTCGTCCTGATCTGCTACTGATTGACGGCGGTAAAGGCCAGCTAGCGGCGGCCATCAAAGCGCGCGATGAGCGTGGTGTCACCGTGCCGATTGTCAGCATCGCCAAGCGCGAGGAAGAACTGCTAGTGCATAAGATTGGTTCGCAGATTGATACGGCGTTTATCAAACAGATCCAGTCGCAGCCACGGACAGGCATTGCAATTCACGAAGACGGTGACGTCTATGTGGTGAATTTACACCCAAGTCAGCGTAATGCCGGTTCGCATTCAAAAAACTTGCGAGCCAGTACCGAGCAAAATCGTAAAGAACGTCCGACGACAGACGAGAGCGGTCTCGCGACAACCGACATAATCAAACTGTTCCAGCGCATCCGCGATGAGTCGCACCGCTTTGCGGTGAGTTACCACACGGCGCTGAAGCGTCAGCAGCAAACGAAAAACCAGCTGGAAGAAATTCCTGGTGTGGGGCCAAAAACCCGCGCCAAATTGCTGAAAAAATTTGGCAGCATCAACCATATACGGAACGCCTCGCTGACTGATCTCGAAAAAATTATAGGTAAAGAGCTAGCGAAAAAGATTATGCTTATGCTATCATCATAA
- a CDS encoding phage holin family protein — translation MRRQFAIFFVRWILNSVGIWVAVRLLGTSEPVVETTATFVLAGLIFSIVNSILKPIVVILSLPAILLTLGLFTLVVNGIMVYISLALAPGLSMSFGSSILAGIILSLVNYIVSSAFVIKLAPE, via the coding sequence ATGAGACGACAATTTGCAATATTTTTTGTCAGGTGGATACTTAATTCTGTTGGCATCTGGGTGGCGGTGCGGCTTCTCGGGACGAGTGAGCCAGTGGTCGAGACGACGGCAACGTTTGTCCTCGCTGGCCTAATCTTTTCGATCGTCAACTCTATCTTAAAACCGATCGTTGTCATTTTGTCGCTACCGGCGATCTTACTGACGCTCGGCTTATTTACGCTGGTGGTTAATGGCATCATGGTTTATATATCATTGGCGCTGGCGCCGGGATTATCCATGAGTTTTGGCTCGTCAATTCTTGCCGGAATCATACTCAGTCTGGTAAACTATATAGTAAGTAGCGCCTTCGTTATCAAGCTGGCGCCAGAATAA
- a CDS encoding threonine/serine exporter family protein, producing the protein MKTTVKRKVPEFIKRSLGRIPRLPTPEPIWQLDKIDESLTPNMRALRMTMTIAEELLAMGVAARDVVHMALGITGTYCRRRVHIDISSTLITISQDRGTEREPLTLVRTITLKYVNYQTIQALQNLALTIRDHHLPLAEAEKRTEELLAGSREHSRWIVCLAGGSVSMGVVILFNGSILMSGLAFVMGFVATATMRILDKWGLATFYLQIITALLITLAAGAAQWLNGWLGWQVDTTMLVISGIVLLVAGLMIVGAFQDAIDEYYVTANARLLRVTMATMGIVVGVMTGLYIIQRFGISFPATPDRLGLAADIRAQYLGALIIAAAFAAGNHARLFGMLIAGGIGVLGWWISSALVGPLGVVIASGVAATVVGLMSVLLSRLWRFPSVAIIAAGIVPLVPGLSLYNGLMGVIENPPTDPEFLLSLAILARAIMIGVAIAIGASLGNMVGRPVRRGMIRWYNELLRRREIKVQ; encoded by the coding sequence GTGAAAACAACTGTCAAAAGAAAAGTACCTGAATTTATCAAGCGATCACTGGGACGAATTCCACGATTACCAACGCCAGAACCCATTTGGCAATTAGATAAAATCGACGAGAGCCTGACGCCAAATATGCGAGCGCTGCGGATGACAATGACAATCGCCGAGGAACTACTGGCGATGGGAGTGGCCGCACGGGACGTCGTGCATATGGCGTTGGGGATCACCGGCACGTACTGTAGGCGACGGGTTCATATTGATATCAGCTCAACGCTCATTACCATATCTCAAGATCGCGGTACCGAACGTGAACCACTCACATTAGTGCGGACGATTACCTTAAAATACGTTAATTACCAGACAATTCAGGCATTGCAAAACCTCGCCCTCACAATCCGTGACCATCATTTACCACTGGCCGAAGCTGAAAAACGCACTGAGGAATTATTAGCAGGCTCACGAGAGCACTCGCGCTGGATCGTCTGCCTAGCAGGCGGTAGCGTGTCAATGGGCGTGGTGATTTTATTTAACGGCTCGATCCTGATGAGCGGACTGGCGTTTGTGATGGGCTTTGTGGCGACGGCGACGATGAGGATTCTGGACAAATGGGGCCTCGCAACATTTTACCTCCAAATCATTACCGCACTCCTAATCACCCTGGCGGCGGGCGCTGCCCAGTGGCTGAATGGCTGGCTGGGCTGGCAGGTTGATACAACAATGCTGGTGATCAGCGGTATCGTGTTGTTGGTGGCAGGACTGATGATCGTCGGTGCTTTTCAGGATGCGATTGATGAATATTATGTAACAGCAAATGCCCGACTGCTGCGGGTAACTATGGCGACGATGGGTATTGTTGTCGGTGTAATGACCGGGCTATATATTATTCAGCGATTTGGGATTAGCTTTCCGGCTACACCAGATCGGCTGGGGCTAGCAGCAGACATACGAGCGCAATACTTAGGGGCATTGATCATTGCCGCTGCTTTTGCAGCAGGCAATCATGCGCGCCTATTCGGGATGCTGATCGCTGGTGGTATCGGCGTCTTGGGGTGGTGGATATCGAGTGCACTCGTTGGGCCGCTCGGAGTCGTTATCGCAAGTGGCGTTGCTGCAACAGTTGTTGGACTGATGTCGGTGCTATTATCCCGACTATGGCGCTTTCCTTCAGTGGCCATTATCGCTGCTGGCATCGTGCCGCTGGTGCCGGGCTTATCGCTCTACAACGGCTTGATGGGGGTGATCGAAAATCCACCGACCGACCCTGAATTTTTACTGTCCCTAGCGATATTGGCGCGAGCTATCATGATCGGCGTGGCCATCGCGATCGGCGCGTCGCTTGGTAATATGGTCGGCCGACCAGTACGGCGCGGTATGATTCGCTGGTATAATGAGCTCCTGCGACGACGAGAGATAAAAGTTCAATAA
- the secG gene encoding preprotein translocase subunit SecG, which produces MSLDTILPYVTLGSAILMIIAILLQQRGASLGAGFGSSGELFTTRRGFDKNLFDVTIVFAVVFVLSILASLVLPSLKG; this is translated from the coding sequence ATGTCACTTGATACTATTTTGCCGTATGTCACATTAGGATCAGCCATTTTGATGATCATTGCCATATTGTTGCAGCAGCGTGGCGCGAGCCTAGGCGCAGGCTTTGGCTCGTCGGGCGAGCTGTTCACCACGCGGCGAGGTTTTGACAAGAACTTGTTTGATGTGACTATTGTGTTTGCTGTTGTGTTCGTGCTGTCGATCTTGGCGAGTTTGGTGTTGCCGAGTCTGAAGGGCTAG